The Fragaria vesca subsp. vesca linkage group LG2, FraVesHawaii_1.0, whole genome shotgun sequence genome includes a window with the following:
- the LOC101306702 gene encoding putative ribonuclease H protein At1g65750-like: MNDHENWLSQILRKKYLRKVSFFEAKKKQTGSLAWKGILDARNLILKGMRWIVGNGENIKFWTFNWAYEFPLLNLIQINDRNAIDLNETVADYIFNGCWNIQKLLQVLDQETVKQITGIPILVSNQCDECIWAPPTDGRFSVKSATWLQYQNLEKHQQSDLINKVWKLDVPLKVKLFGWLLLRGRLKTRDRLSKFGYIDDNSCPLCDSDNETADHLFGHCDFTTEVFRLAGISALMDWHEGYLKVLREMFINQPYDKFLFAKVLIIYWQIWKARNDTIFRDVITTATNVAATAAFHFNETALYKAVVGGGISQTTSSTIRWLPPHNNFIKINFDGSVQGRSAAGGFVFRNSDGNVILAAAKGLGSTTIPTAEATALRDSLVKARDRGYMNVQVEGDSKLVIDAINGKLSPPWRLQKIVQDIRTIATSFSSVCFNHVYREANFMADAFANEGHQLPNGHEWQDGYPTVVDRALLFDTVSSGCPRGFFL; the protein is encoded by the coding sequence ATGAATGACCATGAGAACTGGCTCTCTCAAATCTTGAGGAAGAAATACTTGAGAAAAGTTTCTTTTTTCGAAGCAAAAAAGAAGCAAACAGGTTCTCTAGCCTGGAAAGGCATTCTTGATGCGAGGAATCTTATCCTTAAAGGGATGAGATGGATAGTTGGAAATGGTGAAAATATTAAGTTTTGGACTTTCAACTGGGCTTATGAATTCCCCCTTTTGAATCTGATCCAAATCAATGATAGAAATGCTATTGATTTGAATGAAACGGTGGCTGATTACATTTTTAATGGTTGTTGGAACATACAGAAGCTGTTACAGGTACTCGATCAAGAAACTGTTAAGCAGATTACTGGAATACCAATTCTTGTCTCTAACCAATGTGATGAGTGCATATGGGCCCCCCCAACCGATGGCAGATTCTCCGTCAAGTCAGCAACTTGGCTTCAATATCAAAATTTGGAAAAACATCAGCAAAGTGACCTTATTAACAAGGTATGGAAACTGGATGTCCCTCTTAAAGTTAAATTATTTGGATGGTTATTACTGCGAGGCAGGTTGAAAACAAGAGATAGATTATCGAAGTTTGGGTATATTGATGATAACAGCTGTCCATTGTGTGACAGCGACAATGAAACTGCTGATCACCTATTTGGTCATTGTGACTTCACTACTGAGGTTTTCAGGCTTGCAGGAATTAGTGCTCTTATGGACTGGCACGAAGGATATTTAAAGGTCCTTCGAGAAATGTTTATTAACCAACCGTATGATAAGTTTCTTTTTGCAAAGGTCCTTATCATATATTGGCAAATATGGAAAGCAAGAAATGACACCATATTCAGAGATGTGATTACCACCGCTACTAATGTTGCAGCAACTGCTGCCTTTCATTTTAATGAAACTGCCTTGTACAAGGCTGTTGTTGGGGGAGGTATTTCTCAAACCACTTCTTCCACCATAAGGTGGCTACCCCCTCACAACAACTTCATCAAGATTAATTTTGATGGTTCTGTTCAAGGAAGATCAGCTGCAGGAGGTTTCGTTTTCAGAAACAGTGATGGGAACGTGATTCTTGCTGCTGCAAAGGGTTTAGGAAGTACTACTATTCCAACAGCTGAAGCCACGGCTCTGAGAGATAGTCTTGTCAAAGCTAGAGACCGAGGCTATATGAATGTCCAAGTGGAAGGCGACTCGAAGCTAGTGATTGATGCTATCAATGGGAAATTATCCCCTCCTTGGAGATTGCAGAAGATTGTCCAAGATATTCGGACTATTGCTACCTCTTTCTCCTCAGTTTGCTTTAACCATGTATACAGAGAGGCAAACTTTATGGCGGATGCTTTTGCTAATGAAGGCCACCAACTCCCGAATGGTCATGAGTGGCAAGATGGATACCCAACAGTTGTTGATAGAGCGCTGCTATTTGATACTGTTAGCTCGGGTTGTCCGAGAGGATTTTTTTTGTAA